One genomic window of Thalassolituus hydrocarboniclasticus includes the following:
- a CDS encoding TetR/AcrR family transcriptional regulator, translating to MTLSVSAVSVVAAESPTRAQLLQALLTLMTDQPFSSITVQQISRHAGLARQTFYQHYRSREELLLDYVDTVFSEFYEDIAGMVGESPELNRDISQRLFAQWDRHRDFSRLIFNAGLESLLIKRFQNYIARVLGLYVRQHQIVVSDAEQLGFMIDYLAGASWMMLDRWVRNDFRYPADKLADLFSELSRPGFLNVMLQRQP from the coding sequence ATGACCTTATCCGTTTCTGCTGTTTCTGTTGTTGCTGCTGAATCTCCTACCCGTGCTCAACTGCTGCAGGCATTGTTGACGCTGATGACTGACCAGCCTTTCTCTTCTATTACCGTGCAGCAGATCAGTCGCCATGCAGGGCTGGCGCGGCAGACTTTTTATCAGCATTACCGCAGCCGTGAGGAATTGTTGCTGGACTATGTTGATACGGTGTTCTCTGAATTCTATGAGGATATCGCCGGTATGGTGGGGGAATCGCCGGAACTTAACCGTGACATCAGCCAGCGTCTGTTTGCCCAATGGGACCGTCACCGTGACTTCAGTCGTCTGATCTTTAATGCGGGGCTTGAATCCTTGCTGATCAAGCGCTTTCAGAACTACATCGCCCGGGTTCTGGGTTTATATGTGCGCCAGCATCAGATTGTCGTCAGTGACGCCGAACAGCTGGGATTTATGATTGATTATCTGGCTGGTGCTTCCTGGATGATGCTGGATCGCTGGGTGCGTAATGATTTCCGCTATCCGGCGGATAAGCTGGCGGATCTGTTCAGCGAACTGAGCCGGCCCGGATTCCTGAATGTGATGCTGCAGCGTCAGCCGTGA
- a CDS encoding acyl-CoA dehydrogenase C-terminal domain-containing protein, whose protein sequence is MADYKAPLRDMRFVLNEVFEAEKLWASLAGLQGAVDAETADAILQECGKIASEVLAPLNRNGDEVGSTWKDGAVTAAPGFKEAYQTYVEAGLNGLGGNPDFGGMGMPKTLVGQVEEMVQGANMSFGLAPMLTAGACLSLNAHGSQELKEKYLPNMYSGVWAGAMDLTEPHAGTDLGIIRTKAEPQADGSYAVSGTKIFITWGEHDMAENIIHLVLAKLPDAPAGPKGISLFLVPKFLVNEDGSLGERNTMSCGSIEHKMGIKGSATCVMNFDGAKGWLVGEENKGLACMFTMMNYERLGVGIQGIGAAEASYQSAVEYARDRIQSRAPTGAVAKDKAADPIIVHPDVRRMLMTMRAFNEGGRAFSTYVAKWLDIAKFSDNAEEKQHADAMLALLTPVAKAFLTDNALESAIAGQQVFGGHGFIREWGQEQYVRDIRITQIYEGTNGIQSLDLIGRKIAANNGAFYKLFEADINAFIASQADNEAMAEFIEPLKAALENLNDLTQWVMDAAANNPNEIGAASVEYLHVFGYTALAYMWAKMSAVALPKADDASGFYKAKLATSRFYMKRLLPRYIGLSAAVKGGSEPLFELDEELFATA, encoded by the coding sequence ATGGCTGATTACAAAGCACCATTGCGCGACATGCGCTTTGTTCTGAATGAAGTTTTTGAAGCAGAAAAACTGTGGGCTTCTCTGGCTGGTCTGCAGGGCGCAGTTGATGCAGAAACGGCTGATGCCATCCTGCAGGAATGCGGCAAGATTGCCAGTGAAGTGCTGGCACCACTGAACCGTAATGGTGATGAAGTCGGTTCTACCTGGAAAGATGGTGCTGTGACTGCGGCCCCTGGCTTTAAAGAAGCGTACCAGACCTACGTTGAAGCCGGCCTGAACGGCTTGGGTGGTAACCCGGATTTCGGCGGCATGGGTATGCCTAAGACTCTGGTTGGTCAGGTAGAAGAAATGGTGCAGGGTGCGAACATGTCGTTCGGCTTAGCGCCAATGCTGACAGCCGGTGCCTGTTTGTCTCTGAATGCTCACGGTTCTCAGGAGCTGAAAGAAAAGTACCTGCCTAACATGTACTCCGGCGTTTGGGCTGGTGCCATGGATCTGACCGAGCCTCACGCCGGTACCGATCTGGGCATTATCCGTACCAAAGCTGAGCCACAGGCTGACGGTTCTTATGCTGTTTCCGGCACCAAGATCTTCATCACCTGGGGTGAGCATGATATGGCCGAAAACATCATCCACCTGGTGCTGGCTAAACTGCCTGACGCGCCGGCTGGCCCTAAGGGTATCTCCCTGTTCCTGGTGCCTAAGTTCCTGGTGAACGAAGATGGTTCTCTGGGTGAGCGCAACACCATGTCCTGTGGTTCTATCGAGCACAAGATGGGTATTAAAGGTTCTGCTACCTGTGTAATGAACTTCGACGGCGCCAAAGGCTGGCTGGTCGGTGAAGAAAACAAAGGTCTGGCCTGTATGTTCACCATGATGAACTACGAGCGTCTGGGGGTGGGTATCCAGGGTATCGGTGCAGCCGAAGCCTCTTATCAGAGCGCTGTTGAATACGCCCGTGACCGTATCCAGAGCCGTGCTCCGACCGGTGCTGTGGCTAAAGACAAAGCCGCTGATCCGATCATCGTTCACCCTGATGTTCGCCGTATGCTGATGACCATGCGTGCTTTCAACGAAGGTGGCCGTGCATTCTCCACCTACGTTGCCAAGTGGCTGGATATTGCCAAGTTCTCTGACAACGCCGAAGAGAAGCAGCACGCTGATGCGATGCTGGCTCTGCTGACTCCGGTTGCCAAAGCTTTCCTGACTGATAACGCACTGGAATCTGCCATTGCTGGTCAGCAGGTATTCGGTGGTCACGGCTTTATCCGTGAATGGGGTCAGGAGCAGTATGTGCGTGATATCCGTATCACTCAGATCTACGAAGGCACCAACGGTATTCAGTCTCTGGACCTGATCGGCCGTAAGATCGCTGCCAACAATGGTGCGTTCTACAAGCTGTTCGAAGCCGACATCAATGCGTTCATCGCCTCTCAGGCTGATAACGAAGCGATGGCCGAGTTCATCGAGCCACTGAAGGCGGCTCTGGAAAACCTGAACGACCTGACTCAGTGGGTTATGGACGCAGCGGCTAACAATCCGAACGAGATTGGTGCGGCTTCTGTTGAATACCTGCACGTGTTTGGTTACACCGCGCTGGCTTACATGTGGGCGAAGATGTCTGCAGTGGCCTTGCCAAAAGCAGATGACGCTTCCGGCTTCTACAAAGCCAAACTGGCAACTTCACGTTTCTACATGAAGCGTCTGCTGCCACGTTACATTGGCCTGAGCGCTGCTGTAAAAGGTGGCTCTGAGCCGCTGTTCGAACTGGACGAAGAACTGTTCGCAACTGCGTAA
- a CDS encoding acyl-CoA dehydrogenase C-terminal domain-containing protein produces the protein MPDYKAPLREIKFVMDELLDMPSHYASLPAYAEVATPDMVDAIISEGAKFCEQELAPLNRVGDLEGCTRHDDGSVTTPTGFKEAYAKYVEGGWPSLAHEEEHGGQGLPESLGIVMSEMVGSSNWSWGMYPGLSHGAMNTIELHGTPEQKETYLTKLVSGEWTGTMCLTESHCGSDLGILKTKAEPNADGSYAITGSKIFISAGEHDMAGNIVHIVLARLPGAPEGTKGISLFIVPKFLPNADGTPGERNSLICGSIEHKMGIHGNATCVMNFDGAKGWLIGPENKGLNCMFTFMNTARIGTALQGSTAAEASFQGALAYAKDRLAMRSLTGPKAPEKAADPIIVHPDVRRMLLTQKAFAEGGRALVYLTAQQNDIVKKGESEEARKAADELLGFLTPIAKAFLTEAGSEAANLGMQVFGGHGFIAEWGMEQIVRDTRISTIYEGTTGIQALDLLGRKVLMTQGASLRNFTKQIHKFCQAEEGNAELAPMVAALTEVNKEWGDLTMKIGMSAMKNRDEVGAASVDYLMYSGYAVLGFLWARMAKIAQDALANGTSEEEFYKAKLTTARFYFARILPRTKAHAATMVAGADTLMDLAEEHFAF, from the coding sequence ATGCCAGATTACAAGGCTCCCCTGCGTGAAATTAAGTTCGTTATGGACGAACTGTTGGATATGCCAAGCCACTATGCCAGCCTGCCGGCTTACGCTGAAGTTGCTACTCCTGACATGGTTGATGCCATCATCAGCGAAGGTGCTAAATTCTGCGAACAGGAACTGGCTCCGCTGAACCGCGTTGGTGACCTCGAAGGCTGTACCCGTCATGACGACGGTTCTGTTACTACTCCGACCGGCTTCAAAGAAGCTTACGCCAAGTACGTTGAAGGCGGCTGGCCTTCACTGGCTCATGAAGAAGAGCACGGCGGTCAGGGCCTGCCAGAGTCTCTGGGCATTGTAATGTCTGAGATGGTTGGTTCTTCTAACTGGTCTTGGGGTATGTACCCGGGTCTGTCTCATGGTGCGATGAACACCATCGAACTGCACGGTACTCCTGAACAGAAAGAAACTTACCTGACCAAGCTGGTTTCTGGTGAGTGGACCGGTACCATGTGTCTGACCGAATCCCACTGTGGTTCTGACCTGGGTATCCTGAAAACCAAAGCTGAGCCAAATGCTGACGGTTCTTACGCCATCACTGGTAGCAAGATCTTTATCTCTGCCGGTGAGCACGACATGGCGGGCAATATTGTCCACATCGTTCTGGCTCGTCTGCCAGGTGCACCAGAAGGTACCAAAGGTATCTCTCTGTTCATCGTTCCTAAGTTCCTGCCAAACGCTGACGGTACTCCGGGCGAGCGTAACAGCCTGATCTGTGGTTCTATCGAACACAAAATGGGTATCCACGGTAACGCTACCTGTGTGATGAACTTCGACGGTGCCAAAGGCTGGCTGATCGGACCTGAGAACAAAGGTCTGAACTGCATGTTCACCTTCATGAACACTGCCCGTATCGGTACTGCTCTGCAGGGTTCTACCGCTGCTGAAGCTTCTTTCCAGGGCGCTCTGGCTTATGCCAAAGACCGTCTGGCGATGCGTTCCCTGACTGGTCCTAAAGCACCTGAAAAAGCGGCTGACCCGATCATCGTTCACCCTGACGTTCGCCGCATGCTGCTGACTCAGAAAGCCTTCGCTGAAGGTGGCCGTGCACTGGTATACCTGACTGCACAGCAGAACGACATCGTTAAGAAAGGTGAGAGCGAAGAAGCACGTAAAGCTGCTGATGAGCTGCTGGGCTTCCTGACTCCGATCGCTAAAGCATTCCTGACCGAAGCCGGTTCTGAAGCGGCTAACCTGGGTATGCAGGTATTCGGTGGTCACGGCTTTATCGCTGAGTGGGGCATGGAACAGATCGTTCGTGATACCCGTATCTCTACCATCTATGAAGGTACTACCGGTATTCAGGCTCTGGACCTGCTGGGTCGTAAGGTTCTGATGACTCAGGGTGCTTCTCTGCGTAACTTCACCAAGCAGATTCACAAGTTCTGTCAGGCTGAAGAAGGTAACGCTGAACTGGCGCCGATGGTTGCTGCTCTGACTGAAGTCAACAAAGAGTGGGGCGATCTGACCATGAAGATCGGTATGTCTGCGATGAAGAACCGCGACGAAGTTGGTGCTGCATCCGTTGATTACCTGATGTACTCCGGTTACGCAGTTCTGGGCTTCCTGTGGGCCCGCATGGCGAAAATCGCTCAGGATGCTCTGGCTAACGGCACTTCTGAAGAAGAGTTCTACAAAGCCAAGCTGACTACTGCGCGCTTCTACTTCGCCCGCATTCTGCCACGCACCAAAGCTCACGCAGCTACCATGGTTGCTGGTGCAGACACCCTGATGGATCTGGCTGAAGAACACTTCGCGTTCTGA
- a CDS encoding putative metalloprotease CJM1_0395 family protein → MQVSPASSPTLSSALPSGGAAVQLLAKEGENAASAVFAPVEEVSLSAAATDAGMRKLQTSAETYSRPRRSAESNTPPLNQDSAEDAAPAAEDAQQRRSAEEQIIARRAQRNEQNQASADAELQQIRELKQRDQEVRAHEQAHASTGGSYAGSANFTYQQGPDGVRYAVGGEVPVDVSKVANDPAATISKMEQVQRAALAPAEPSSQDRQVAAQAGQLAAQALNELSEQQRDLRAAELEKVKNEQEQSRAEMDEARKEQEKADKKLNDDEQISAAERFAEQNARLRKINEVLLQISLPQPVSAGQLLNDVV, encoded by the coding sequence ATGCAGGTTTCTCCAGCTTCTTCACCCACACTGAGCAGTGCGCTTCCCAGCGGAGGCGCGGCTGTACAGTTATTGGCGAAAGAAGGAGAGAATGCAGCTTCTGCAGTGTTTGCTCCGGTTGAAGAGGTGTCCCTCAGTGCAGCCGCAACCGATGCGGGAATGCGCAAGCTGCAAACGTCAGCCGAAACATATTCCCGTCCACGCCGCAGCGCAGAAAGTAATACACCTCCGTTAAATCAGGACTCCGCAGAGGACGCAGCACCAGCGGCGGAGGATGCACAACAGCGCCGTTCGGCGGAAGAACAGATTATCGCCAGAAGGGCGCAGCGCAACGAGCAGAACCAGGCGTCGGCCGATGCTGAGTTACAGCAGATCCGTGAGCTGAAGCAGCGTGATCAGGAAGTGCGCGCCCACGAGCAGGCTCATGCCAGTACCGGCGGCAGTTATGCCGGCAGTGCTAACTTCACCTATCAGCAAGGCCCGGATGGCGTACGTTATGCCGTTGGCGGCGAAGTCCCGGTTGATGTCAGTAAAGTGGCCAATGATCCGGCGGCAACGATCAGCAAAATGGAGCAGGTGCAGCGTGCTGCATTGGCGCCGGCTGAGCCTTCTTCTCAGGATCGCCAGGTGGCTGCTCAGGCTGGCCAGCTTGCAGCACAGGCTCTGAATGAGTTGTCTGAGCAGCAGCGTGACCTTCGGGCGGCTGAATTGGAAAAAGTGAAGAATGAGCAGGAACAATCCCGCGCGGAAATGGATGAGGCGCGCAAAGAGCAGGAAAAGGCCGATAAAAAGCTGAACGATGACGAGCAGATTTCAGCAGCAGAGCGCTTTGCTGAGCAAAACGCCCGCCTGCGCAAAATCAATGAAGTGTTGTTGCAGATCAGTCTCCCTCAGCCTGTCAGCGCAGGACAGCTGCTGAACGACGTGGTCTGA
- the bioB gene encoding biotin synthase BioB — MSLSAEKAQDIRHNWTVDEAQALLSLPFNDLLFRAQTMHRRYFNPNEVQVSTLLSIKTGACPEDCAYCPQSARYDTGLEKEKLLEVQAVIEKAKAAKAAGSDRFCMGAAWRSPRKKDMPYVLAMVKGVKELGLETCMTLGMLDEEQSQQLAAAGLDYYNHNLDTSPEYYGEIITTRTYSDRLGTLANVRNAGMKVCSGGILGMGESTQDRAGLLVQLANLPTQPDSVPINQLVKVAGTPLESEQDLDPLDFVRVIAAARIMMPASHVRLSAGREQMSEEMQTMCFFAGANSIFYGECLLTTPNPAANKDQALFRKLGINSEHRVTREPESLETLLAVPENDERSLFYNAVQV, encoded by the coding sequence ATGAGTCTGTCGGCTGAAAAAGCTCAGGATATCCGTCACAACTGGACGGTAGATGAAGCTCAGGCATTGCTGAGCTTACCTTTTAATGACCTTCTGTTTCGTGCACAGACCATGCACCGGCGCTATTTCAACCCCAATGAAGTTCAGGTCAGCACTTTGCTGTCGATCAAAACCGGCGCCTGCCCGGAAGATTGTGCCTATTGTCCGCAAAGTGCGCGCTACGATACCGGCCTTGAAAAAGAGAAACTGCTGGAAGTTCAGGCGGTTATTGAAAAAGCCAAAGCAGCAAAGGCAGCCGGCTCTGACCGCTTTTGTATGGGAGCTGCCTGGCGTTCGCCGCGTAAGAAAGATATGCCCTATGTATTGGCGATGGTCAAAGGAGTCAAAGAGCTTGGATTGGAAACCTGCATGACCCTGGGCATGCTGGATGAAGAGCAATCACAGCAGCTGGCGGCGGCAGGGCTCGATTACTACAACCATAACCTGGATACCTCGCCGGAGTACTATGGCGAGATCATCACCACCCGTACCTACAGTGATCGTCTCGGTACACTCGCGAACGTGCGTAATGCCGGAATGAAAGTCTGCTCCGGCGGAATTCTGGGAATGGGGGAGAGTACTCAGGACCGTGCCGGATTGCTGGTGCAATTAGCAAATCTGCCAACGCAGCCGGATTCTGTGCCCATCAACCAGCTGGTGAAAGTCGCCGGTACTCCGCTTGAAAGTGAGCAGGATCTCGATCCGCTGGACTTTGTCCGGGTTATCGCCGCAGCACGGATCATGATGCCGGCGTCACACGTCCGTCTCAGTGCGGGCCGCGAACAGATGAGTGAAGAGATGCAGACAATGTGCTTCTTCGCCGGCGCCAATTCAATCTTCTACGGTGAGTGTCTGCTTACTACGCCAAATCCGGCGGCAAATAAAGATCAGGCGTTGTTCCGTAAGCTGGGCATTAACAGCGAACATCGGGTAACTCGTGAGCCGGAGTCTCTTGAAACCTTATTGGCGGTACCTGAAAATGATGAACGATCGTTATTTTATAATGCCGTTCAGGTCTGA
- a CDS encoding ComF family protein — MTSPGRCGRCQQQPPAFDYSYCSFLYQPPVSLWIKRCKDQQQVIWLPRLSGLMLTQPPDTVQQADAITFIPSSRRKLFRRGFNITEIMARRLAKQLGIPLIRNALLKAPGHDQRGLSAQQRQKNLRDSLQPGKQNLRGMHILIIEDVITTGATASAAAKALKRQGADIVGIWALARTPPPQWHNTQTPDSSP; from the coding sequence ATGACCAGCCCGGGACGCTGCGGGCGCTGCCAGCAGCAACCGCCTGCCTTTGATTACAGCTATTGCAGCTTTCTGTATCAGCCACCTGTCAGCCTGTGGATAAAACGCTGCAAAGATCAGCAACAGGTCATATGGCTGCCGCGCCTGAGCGGCCTGATGCTGACTCAGCCACCCGACACAGTGCAGCAGGCCGATGCCATAACCTTTATTCCCAGCAGCCGGCGGAAGCTGTTTCGCCGGGGCTTTAACATCACGGAAATCATGGCACGCCGCCTGGCAAAACAACTGGGTATTCCACTTATCCGTAATGCATTACTTAAAGCACCGGGCCATGATCAGCGCGGCCTGAGCGCTCAACAGCGCCAGAAAAACCTGCGCGATTCCCTGCAACCCGGCAAACAGAATCTGCGTGGCATGCACATCCTGATTATTGAGGATGTGATAACAACCGGCGCTACCGCCAGTGCAGCAGCCAAAGCACTGAAGCGGCAAGGTGCTGACATCGTTGGCATATGGGCCCTGGCTCGCACACCGCCACCGCAGTGGCACAACACCCAAACTCCAGACAGCTCTCCCTGA
- a CDS encoding serine/threonine protein kinase has translation MISTHPYTQLTPECVMDAIEAQGFICDARIFPLNSYENRVYQVGIEDQQPLIAKFYRPGRWSREAIQEEHDFLLELQAEDLPVVAPIAVNDQTLFFSDPFFFALFPRRGGQAPELSSDDDLELLGRWLGRLHQVGANSAFKHRPQIQGAADMALACEQVLRSGLMPVDYHASYESLATALTDWAGKLYRPDEIQTLRLHGDLHPGNLLLRDETLYMVDFDDCVQGPAMQDIWMLLSGSEQEQRQQLLVIKEGYEMFRPFPQHELALMEVLRSLRVMKYAAWLCSRWDDPAFPAAFPWLDSHRFWSEHIILLREQLAALQEGPLVLPRF, from the coding sequence ATGATATCCACACACCCATATACCCAGCTGACCCCGGAATGCGTGATGGATGCGATCGAGGCGCAGGGATTTATCTGCGACGCACGGATCTTCCCGCTCAACAGCTATGAAAATCGCGTCTATCAGGTTGGCATCGAAGATCAGCAACCTCTGATTGCTAAGTTCTACCGCCCCGGGCGCTGGAGTCGCGAAGCTATTCAGGAAGAACACGACTTTCTGCTTGAACTGCAGGCCGAAGACCTGCCGGTTGTTGCTCCTATCGCCGTTAATGACCAGACGCTGTTTTTCAGCGATCCGTTTTTCTTTGCCCTGTTTCCCCGGCGTGGCGGTCAGGCGCCGGAGCTGAGCAGCGACGACGATCTCGAACTTCTGGGCCGCTGGCTGGGGCGCCTGCATCAGGTCGGAGCTAATTCAGCGTTCAAACACCGGCCACAAATCCAGGGGGCTGCGGACATGGCTTTGGCCTGTGAGCAGGTTCTGCGCTCCGGTCTGATGCCGGTCGATTACCACGCCAGCTATGAAAGCCTGGCTACGGCGCTGACCGATTGGGCGGGAAAGCTATACCGTCCGGATGAAATTCAGACGCTGCGCCTGCACGGCGATCTGCATCCCGGTAATCTGCTGCTGCGCGATGAAACACTGTACATGGTCGACTTTGATGATTGTGTGCAGGGCCCGGCGATGCAGGATATCTGGATGCTGCTCAGCGGCTCCGAACAGGAACAACGTCAGCAGTTACTGGTCATTAAGGAAGGCTACGAGATGTTCCGGCCTTTTCCGCAACATGAACTTGCACTGATGGAAGTGCTGCGCAGCCTGCGGGTCATGAAATATGCCGCCTGGCTGTGTTCTCGCTGGGATGACCCGGCGTTTCCTGCAGCGTTTCCATGGCTCGACAGCCACCGCTTCTGGTCAGAGCATATTATTCTGCTGCGCGAACAACTGGCGGCCTTACAGGAAGGTCCGCTGGTACTGCCCCGGTTCTGA
- a CDS encoding outer membrane beta-barrel protein: MKKNLPLILAFCALPAAAFAENTAQGFQPERLQLGGSLSHNVVDSPFGGGNVDAMGVSIFAGYELDNDIDQVKTTVEIGYSQTDDFFKGPHSEISGLWVAGVVEKQLPEINPNLFALARLGLDLGDDDGILLGAGAGFHLTPKLDIRGEYINKDASSVYQASFVLNF; encoded by the coding sequence ATGAAAAAAAATCTGCCTTTAATACTCGCATTCTGCGCACTGCCTGCCGCTGCATTTGCCGAAAATACCGCACAGGGTTTTCAGCCCGAGCGCCTGCAACTGGGTGGCAGCCTGTCACATAACGTTGTCGACAGCCCTTTTGGCGGAGGTAATGTTGACGCAATGGGGGTGAGTATTTTTGCCGGCTACGAACTTGATAATGACATCGACCAGGTAAAAACAACCGTCGAAATCGGCTACAGCCAGACCGATGATTTTTTCAAAGGCCCGCACAGTGAGATCTCGGGTTTATGGGTTGCGGGGGTTGTCGAGAAACAGCTGCCGGAAATCAATCCGAACCTGTTCGCACTGGCACGCCTGGGTCTGGACCTCGGTGATGATGATGGCATCCTGCTCGGTGCCGGTGCTGGCTTTCATCTGACACCGAAACTGGATATCCGTGGCGAGTATATTAATAAAGACGCTTCGTCGGTGTATCAGGCCAGCTTTGTACTGAACTTCTGA
- a CDS encoding DUF1329 domain-containing protein codes for MLKKHYKTWGGAIALSLMVSAANAAVSPAEAAKLGKELTPMGAEMAGKGEIPAWTGGLTTPPAGYVAGGKPVDPYAADKVKFVITAANYKQYAANLTEGQKAMFEKYPDTYRMPVYQTRRSSAYPQAIYDKTKENATKTKLLEGGNGLENYVEGAPFPVPQNGMEAIWNHIVRYRGGSVRRVVGQVTPQVNGDFTLVRFQDEFTFRDKLKDYDPDADKNVLFYFKQDVLSPARLAGNVLLVHETLDQVKEPRKAWVYNAGQRRVRRAPQVAYDGPGTAADGLRTSDNFDMFNGAPDRYDWKLEGKQEVYIPYNSYKLKSADIKYTDIVKPGHINQDLARYELHRVWKVTATLKEGKRHIYGKRVFYIDEDTWQATEIDHYDGRGELWRVAEAHNLMYYDTLVPWYAIETLYDLNSGRYLALGLDNEEQGSYEFGFERSQQDYTPAALRREGKR; via the coding sequence ATGTTGAAAAAACACTATAAAACCTGGGGCGGCGCCATTGCGCTGTCCCTGATGGTAAGCGCAGCGAATGCGGCTGTATCTCCGGCTGAAGCTGCAAAACTGGGCAAAGAACTGACACCAATGGGTGCAGAGATGGCTGGCAAGGGAGAGATCCCTGCCTGGACCGGTGGTCTGACTACTCCTCCGGCAGGCTATGTTGCTGGTGGTAAGCCGGTGGATCCTTATGCTGCCGACAAGGTGAAGTTTGTTATCACTGCTGCTAACTACAAACAGTACGCTGCTAACCTGACCGAAGGTCAGAAAGCGATGTTTGAAAAGTATCCTGATACTTACAGAATGCCGGTTTACCAGACCCGTCGTTCATCTGCCTACCCTCAGGCGATTTACGACAAGACCAAAGAAAACGCTACCAAAACCAAGCTGCTGGAAGGTGGTAACGGTCTGGAAAACTACGTAGAAGGTGCGCCTTTCCCAGTGCCACAAAATGGTATGGAAGCAATCTGGAACCATATCGTGCGTTACCGTGGTGGTAGTGTGCGTCGTGTGGTTGGTCAGGTAACTCCACAGGTAAACGGTGACTTTACTCTGGTACGTTTCCAGGATGAGTTCACCTTCCGTGACAAGCTGAAAGACTATGATCCTGATGCAGATAAGAACGTACTGTTCTACTTCAAACAGGACGTACTGTCTCCGGCACGTCTGGCTGGTAACGTTCTGCTGGTTCACGAAACTCTGGATCAGGTAAAAGAACCACGTAAAGCCTGGGTATATAACGCTGGTCAGCGTCGTGTACGTCGTGCTCCACAGGTTGCATACGATGGTCCGGGTACTGCAGCGGATGGTCTGCGTACCTCTGATAACTTCGATATGTTCAACGGTGCTCCGGATCGTTACGACTGGAAACTGGAAGGCAAGCAGGAAGTTTATATTCCATATAACTCTTACAAGCTGAAAAGTGCTGATATCAAATACACCGATATCGTTAAGCCGGGCCATATCAACCAGGATTTGGCACGCTATGAACTGCACCGTGTGTGGAAGGTAACCGCAACCCTGAAAGAAGGTAAGCGTCATATCTACGGCAAGCGTGTGTTCTACATCGATGAAGATACCTGGCAGGCAACTGAGATCGATCACTACGACGGTCGCGGTGAACTGTGGCGCGTTGCTGAAGCTCATAACCTGATGTACTACGATACACTGGTACCTTGGTATGCCATCGAAACTCTGTACGATCTGAACTCTGGCCGTTACCTGGCTCTGGGTCTGGATAACGAAGAGCAGGGCTCTTACGAGTTCGGCTTCGAGCGCAGCCAGCAGGATTACACTCCGGCCGCTCTGCGTCGCGAAGGTAAGCGTTAA